One segment of Corynebacterium atrinae DNA contains the following:
- a CDS encoding Trm112 family protein: MSLDPQLLEVLACPKDKGPLTYLEDENVLVNERLGLAYRIDDGIPVMLIDEATPWPPASTNEQ, translated from the coding sequence ATGAGTCTTGATCCGCAACTGTTGGAGGTCCTGGCCTGTCCCAAGGACAAGGGCCCGCTGACCTATCTGGAAGATGAGAACGTCCTGGTCAACGAACGGCTCGGCCTCGCCTATCGCATTGACGACGGCATTCCCGTCATGCTCATCGACGAAGCGACCCCCTGGCCGCCGGCTTCCACCAACGAACAATAA
- the tyrS gene encoding tyrosine--tRNA ligase codes for MNIIDELSWRGLINQSTDLDKLREATEAGPITLYCGFDPTGPSLHAGHLVPLLMLRRFQQAGHRPLVLAGGATGMIGDPRDVGERTMNSADTVADWSSRISGQLSRFVSFDRDNAAQMVNNNDWTKNLSVIAFLRDIGKHFPLNTMLARDTVKRRLENDGISYTEFSYMLLQANDFVQLRRNFDCTLQVGGGDQWGNLIAGVDLVRRMDGEAVHALTVPLVTDSEGKKFGKSTGGGSLWLDPEMTSPYAWYQYFINAADADVIRYLRWFTFLTQEELDELEVEVAERPFKREAQKRLAREMTNLVHGEEATAAVELAAQALFGRAELSDLDEKTLASAVSETQVFEVSGDQPRTIVDLLVGSGLADSKGAARRSVKEGGVYVNNVRVDSDEWEPAAGDLLHGSWLVLRRGKKNFAGVRVIG; via the coding sequence ATGAACATCATTGACGAGCTGAGCTGGCGCGGGCTCATCAACCAGTCCACCGACCTCGACAAGCTGCGCGAGGCGACCGAAGCTGGCCCCATTACGTTGTACTGCGGCTTCGACCCAACCGGGCCCTCCCTGCATGCCGGACACCTCGTGCCGCTGCTCATGCTCCGCCGCTTCCAACAGGCCGGGCACCGACCTCTCGTTCTCGCCGGTGGCGCCACGGGAATGATCGGCGATCCGCGCGATGTCGGCGAGCGCACCATGAACTCCGCCGACACCGTCGCCGACTGGTCCAGCCGCATTTCCGGCCAGCTGTCCCGCTTCGTCTCCTTCGACAGGGACAATGCTGCCCAAATGGTCAATAACAACGACTGGACCAAGAACCTCTCCGTCATCGCTTTCCTGCGAGACATCGGTAAGCACTTCCCGCTCAACACCATGCTGGCGCGCGATACCGTCAAGCGCCGCCTGGAAAACGACGGGATCTCCTACACCGAGTTTTCCTACATGCTGCTGCAGGCCAACGACTTCGTGCAGCTTCGACGCAATTTCGACTGCACTTTGCAGGTCGGTGGTGGCGACCAATGGGGCAACCTCATTGCCGGTGTGGACCTCGTCCGCCGCATGGACGGCGAGGCAGTTCACGCCTTGACCGTGCCACTAGTGACGGACTCCGAAGGTAAGAAATTTGGCAAATCCACCGGCGGTGGATCCCTGTGGCTTGACCCGGAGATGACGAGCCCCTACGCGTGGTACCAATACTTCATCAACGCCGCCGATGCCGATGTCATCCGCTACTTGCGCTGGTTTACTTTCCTCACCCAAGAGGAACTCGACGAGCTTGAGGTCGAGGTTGCCGAGCGCCCCTTTAAACGCGAGGCCCAAAAGCGCCTCGCTCGGGAGATGACCAACCTGGTCCACGGCGAAGAAGCTACCGCTGCCGTGGAGTTGGCTGCGCAAGCGTTGTTTGGGCGTGCTGAGCTCAGCGACCTTGATGAAAAGACGCTGGCCTCTGCCGTGTCCGAGACCCAGGTGTTCGAGGTCTCGGGCGACCAGCCGCGCACGATCGTCGACCTGTTGGTTGGCTCTGGTCTTGCTGACTCTAAGGGCGCCGCTCGCCGGTCTGTGAAGGAGGGTGGCGTCTATGTCAACAATGTCCGGGTGGACAGTGATGAGTGGGAGCCTGCCGCCGGCGATCTGTTGCACGGATCGTGGTTGGTTCTACGGAGAGGGAAGAAGAACTTCGCTGGCGTCCGAGTGATCGGATAG